One genomic window of Psychrobacter cibarius includes the following:
- a CDS encoding DUF1853 family protein encodes MSEAIAQPLSTYLIDDAPWDVYQRPYVRDLAYVLACPNVLTEWLDVAPHQNTHTVSVHSAHFWQQQFAAYQQRLEELDSTNAYQVLTRYLLKRPSPNRLGFHFEGLISFWLEDGFARKLHLYETIANNIQLFNGKQTTGELDLILYNHGENLVEHWELAIKFFMGSAPFAPENWVGINSNDNLQRKMTHMQTKQFRTVWVDTQNHEKVKIDKRYGVIKGRFFLPINTCNFTYPPWLAPSFPIHKWCDSTDMTNLATLDIRALRAAHYIEWFTRRDCYDGRQPQVAWSNDALPTTGLYFEGYSPIVIYPEQRDKTHDKF; translated from the coding sequence ATGTCTGAGGCTATCGCTCAGCCCCTCTCGACTTACCTTATAGATGACGCACCTTGGGACGTATACCAGCGACCTTATGTGCGCGATTTGGCGTATGTGCTTGCATGCCCTAACGTCCTAACGGAATGGCTCGATGTTGCACCGCATCAGAATACACATACCGTGTCGGTACATAGCGCACACTTTTGGCAACAGCAGTTTGCAGCGTATCAGCAGCGTTTAGAAGAGCTAGATAGCACCAATGCTTATCAGGTGCTGACCCGTTATTTACTCAAGCGTCCAAGTCCCAATCGATTGGGGTTTCATTTTGAAGGGTTAATTTCTTTTTGGTTAGAAGATGGGTTTGCGCGTAAGTTGCATCTATACGAGACAATCGCTAATAACATACAGTTATTTAACGGCAAGCAGACGACTGGTGAGCTGGATTTAATCTTATATAATCATGGAGAAAATCTGGTCGAGCATTGGGAGCTGGCGATTAAGTTTTTTATGGGATCAGCGCCTTTTGCTCCTGAGAACTGGGTTGGCATCAACTCCAATGACAATTTACAGCGTAAAATGACCCATATGCAAACCAAGCAGTTTCGTACCGTATGGGTAGATACTCAAAATCATGAAAAAGTCAAAATTGATAAGCGTTATGGCGTTATAAAGGGACGATTCTTTTTGCCAATTAATACCTGTAATTTTACTTATCCGCCTTGGTTAGCACCAAGCTTTCCTATACATAAATGGTGCGATAGCACTGATATGACGAATCTTGCGACGCTTGATATAAGGGCATTACGAGCCGCCCATTATATCGAATGGTTTACTAGGCGCGACTGCTATGATGGAAGACAGCCGCAGGTAGCTTGGTCAAACGACGCACTGCCTACGACAGGACTATACTTCGAAGGTTATAGTCCGATCGTCATTTATCCTGAACAGCGCGACAAAACGCATGACAAATTTTAG
- a CDS encoding monooxygenase, which translates to MKYLLQIDFPYSGPFGDQFFESMKELAEDIANENGLVYKLWTENEATQEAGGIYVFDNLEDANRYLEKHTQRLTSFGFTDIKSKVFILNEALSAITKASL; encoded by the coding sequence ATGAAATATCTTTTGCAAATCGACTTTCCTTATAGCGGACCTTTTGGCGATCAATTCTTTGAGTCTATGAAAGAGTTGGCTGAAGACATCGCAAACGAGAACGGTCTGGTCTACAAGCTATGGACAGAAAACGAAGCAACGCAAGAAGCGGGCGGTATTTATGTGTTTGATAACTTAGAGGATGCCAACAGATACTTAGAGAAGCATACTCAAAGACTGACCTCATTTGGCTTTACTGATATTAAGTCTAAAGTATTTATCCTCAATGAAGCGCTGAGTGCGATTACTAAAGCGTCTCTGTAA
- a CDS encoding putative addiction module antidote protein, whose protein sequence is MTNIKTSRFDVAEYLTDETLINAYLNEILTDGAPSEFIEALNDVAKAKGMNELAAKTGIRRESLYKTLRSEKPRFDTMLKIIDGMGLQVTLTPKAEPFLEA, encoded by the coding sequence ATGACTAATATTAAAACTAGCCGTTTTGACGTAGCGGAATACCTGACAGATGAAACCCTTATCAATGCTTACTTGAACGAAATATTGACCGATGGCGCACCTAGCGAATTTATCGAAGCATTAAATGACGTAGCAAAAGCAAAGGGCATGAACGAGCTGGCAGCAAAGACAGGCATAAGACGCGAAAGCCTTTACAAGACATTGCGATCAGAGAAGCCACGTTTTGACACCATGTTAAAGATTATTGACGGCATGGGCTTACAAGTTACCCTAACCCCTAAAGCCGAACCTTTTTTAGAGGCTTAA
- a CDS encoding type II toxin-antitoxin system RelE/ParE family toxin, translating into MINIDQTEQFERWLHKLKDPLGKVGILARIKRAQGGNFGDHKPLANTNGIYEMRIFKGNGYRVYYAQQGNTLYLLLIGGSKDSQTNDISKACTLWQQVKDQEKEHPND; encoded by the coding sequence ATGATTAATATTGACCAAACAGAACAGTTTGAACGTTGGTTGCATAAGCTTAAAGACCCGTTAGGCAAAGTTGGCATATTGGCACGTATCAAGCGAGCGCAAGGCGGTAACTTTGGTGACCATAAACCATTAGCCAATACAAACGGTATCTATGAGATGCGAATATTTAAAGGCAATGGTTACCGTGTCTATTATGCCCAGCAAGGCAATACCCTCTATCTATTGTTGATAGGTGGCAGTAAAGACAGCCAAACAAACGACATTTCTAAGGCTTGCACCTTATGGCAGCAAGTTAAGGATCAAGAAAAGGAACACCCCAATGACTAA
- a CDS encoding DUF927 domain-containing protein, producing the protein MTTTPQTATHEKARAFSTGFTVVMNSFDAVTRQGLANDKLLLKLFDLLPPNSLLNVTDNLTTDDAALVPTAGTIAIAITDKQGDIVGAIFYTPNSKAKPIVIDPTGYGAIVIGDLNKANEIIAFDDAEYGIDAYQCMADDKTTFIISPQKTKQCFKKMVQHWSSGSLLTVPMTIDNKGMINLLAGVNARALVTMADIVTMLHANHSYEAILAADDTQLINLKDTAYYPEWRDDPQLNEPMTYSDGRFELYHDGLFFVKYNDDDPANITFKFKAFVCSPIEVIAKTRDTSSGTWGRLLQWRDDDNVPHTWSMPLSLLQGDAREYRKELASQGLNITTNSKQRSYLDTYIQNYPIHKRALCVDRLGWHDEQYILPDGAIGSDGRQLIVYQSAHAINSTIAQQGTLDQWRDELCKKLAEQSRFVFSIACAFAGQLLELLDDDGGGFHLLGSSSMGKSLSLKTASSVWGKPDSYTKTWRSTDNALEGTASEHNDSFLPLDEISECDPRIVGNSVYMLANGKGKGRSTTTGHNRTAKTWRIIFLSNGEESLQNFMAQAGQKTNAGIEVRVAHIDADAGQGLKTFDSLVLADTGAAQADKIKELSHTYYGAAGIVWLEHITNDKAATTATARQLVSDFMSQYSDLAPQAHRVAKRFAIVAAAGEMATLAGITGWQAGQATTAVMTCLDNWLDNYGRDGEHEQRQTIEHIKAFIEQHGSSRFQPCHIHTYQDFEPKITNRAGYHNYDTGEYYFSTSTFDEVCSPFNKSKVLQVLDEAGLLNVTESDRKTCKVALPFKKNRSRVYAVKSDILSYETTKSTGTAGTTGTTHTQQGLEPVPSVKTPLGQLGQNSSIC; encoded by the coding sequence ATGACCACCACACCACAAACAGCCACTCATGAAAAAGCCCGTGCATTTAGCACAGGCTTTACAGTGGTAATGAATAGTTTTGATGCAGTCACACGGCAAGGACTGGCAAACGATAAGCTATTACTTAAACTATTTGACCTACTACCGCCTAATAGCTTGCTCAACGTCACCGACAATCTTACTACAGATGACGCGGCATTAGTACCGACAGCTGGCACGATAGCTATAGCAATCACCGATAAACAAGGCGATATTGTAGGCGCGATATTCTACACACCAAACAGCAAAGCCAAGCCCATTGTTATTGATCCTACAGGTTATGGCGCTATCGTCATTGGTGACTTAAACAAAGCTAATGAGATAATTGCTTTTGATGATGCAGAATATGGCATTGATGCGTATCAGTGTATGGCAGACGACAAAACAACCTTTATTATTAGCCCTCAAAAGACAAAGCAATGCTTTAAAAAGATGGTGCAGCACTGGAGCAGCGGATCACTGCTAACCGTACCAATGACCATAGATAACAAAGGCATGATAAATCTATTGGCAGGTGTGAATGCTAGGGCATTGGTTACTATGGCTGATATTGTCACGATGCTACATGCTAACCATAGCTATGAGGCAATACTGGCAGCTGATGACACCCAGCTAATCAATTTAAAAGATACCGCTTACTATCCTGAATGGCGCGATGATCCACAGCTGAATGAACCTATGACCTACAGTGATGGGCGTTTTGAGCTATACCATGACGGGCTATTTTTTGTGAAATATAACGATGACGACCCAGCAAACATAACCTTTAAGTTTAAGGCGTTTGTTTGTTCACCGATTGAGGTTATCGCTAAGACTAGGGACACAAGCAGCGGAACATGGGGGCGGTTATTGCAATGGCGTGATGATGATAACGTGCCACATACATGGTCAATGCCGTTATCACTGCTACAAGGTGATGCAAGGGAATACCGCAAGGAGCTTGCTAGTCAAGGATTGAACATTACCACCAATAGCAAACAGCGCAGCTACTTAGACACCTATATTCAAAACTACCCTATTCACAAACGGGCGTTATGCGTAGATAGGTTGGGCTGGCATGATGAGCAATATATATTACCTGATGGCGCAATAGGCAGCGATGGTAGGCAGTTAATCGTCTATCAGTCTGCCCATGCAATCAACAGCACCATAGCCCAGCAAGGTACACTAGACCAATGGCGTGATGAACTATGTAAAAAGCTAGCAGAACAGAGCCGTTTTGTTTTCTCTATTGCTTGCGCGTTTGCTGGTCAATTACTTGAACTGTTAGATGATGATGGGGGCGGCTTTCACCTTTTAGGATCATCAAGCATGGGTAAGTCATTATCACTTAAAACAGCGTCTAGCGTATGGGGCAAGCCTGACAGCTATACTAAGACATGGCGCAGCACTGATAACGCCTTAGAGGGCACAGCAAGCGAGCATAACGACAGTTTCCTACCACTTGATGAAATCAGCGAATGTGATCCACGGATAGTAGGTAACAGCGTTTACATGCTGGCTAATGGCAAAGGCAAAGGACGTAGCACTACCACAGGACATAATCGCACTGCTAAGACATGGCGCATTATTTTCCTATCTAATGGTGAAGAGTCACTACAGAACTTTATGGCGCAAGCAGGACAAAAAACCAATGCAGGTATTGAGGTTCGAGTAGCGCATATTGATGCTGATGCTGGTCAAGGTTTAAAGACGTTTGATAGTTTGGTACTGGCAGACACAGGCGCAGCACAAGCCGATAAGATCAAGGAGTTATCACACACTTACTATGGTGCAGCTGGTATCGTATGGCTAGAACATATCACCAATGACAAAGCAGCGACCACAGCCACCGCTAGGCAGCTTGTAAGTGACTTTATGAGTCAATACAGCGACCTTGCACCACAAGCGCATAGAGTGGCTAAAAGGTTCGCTATTGTGGCTGCTGCTGGTGAGATGGCAACACTGGCAGGTATTACAGGCTGGCAAGCAGGACAAGCAACCACAGCCGTTATGACATGCTTAGATAATTGGCTTGATAACTATGGGCGTGATGGTGAGCATGAGCAGCGCCAAACCATAGAGCATATCAAGGCGTTTATTGAACAGCACGGATCAAGTCGCTTTCAGCCTTGCCACATTCACACATACCAAGATTTTGAACCCAAGATAACCAACCGTGCTGGCTATCATAACTACGACACAGGGGAATATTATTTCTCTACCAGTACGTTTGATGAAGTCTGTTCGCCCTTTAACAAAAGCAAAGTCTTACAAGTATTAGATGAGGCTGGACTATTAAACGTGACAGAAAGCGACCGCAAAACGTGTAAAGTTGCTTTACCGTTTAAAAAGAACCGTTCGCGCGTTTATGCAGTCAAAAGCGACATATTAAGTTATGAAACTACTAAAAGCACTGGGACAGCTGGGACAACTGGGACAACCCATACACAGCAAGGGCTAGAACCTGTCCCAAGCGTTAAAACACCACTGGGACAGCTGGGACAAAATAGCTCAATTTGTTAA
- a CDS encoding helix-turn-helix domain-containing protein, protein MNTRQTKQKYKQIILNHLLAGKTLSTYEAYDLYNITCFLQRVSELRDQGVTIQDEWVKNNGKRFKRYWIDQPTDNNANEVQS, encoded by the coding sequence ATGAACACACGGCAAACAAAGCAGAAGTACAAGCAAATCATTCTTAATCACCTGTTAGCAGGTAAGACTCTATCCACTTATGAAGCGTACGACCTCTACAACATAACGTGCTTTTTACAGCGTGTCAGTGAGCTAAGAGATCAAGGCGTAACCATTCAAGATGAATGGGTAAAGAACAACGGCAAACGCTTCAAACGCTACTGGATAGACCAGCCAACAGATAATAACGCTAACGAGGTGCAATCATGA
- a CDS encoding AlpA family phage regulatory protein: MTHPTQNTPVIPFTDNTPHDTEPTTANSPAMQLPTTGMGRAKDILPFLPFSKTTLFEWSKDGRFPAGRKLSPTMTAWSYADVHEWLNSHTSTTSEV, translated from the coding sequence ATGACACACCCAACCCAAAACACCCCAGTAATTCCTTTTACTGATAACACCCCTCACGACACCGAACCAACCACCGCAAACAGCCCAGCTATGCAACTGCCTACTACTGGCATGGGCAGAGCAAAGGACATTTTGCCGTTCTTACCTTTTAGCAAAACCACTTTGTTTGAATGGTCAAAAGATGGGCGTTTCCCAGCTGGCAGAAAGCTAAGCCCTACCATGACAGCGTGGAGCTATGCAGACGTTCACGAATGGCTTAACTCTCACACCTCAACCACTAGCGAGGTGTAA
- a CDS encoding integrase arm-type DNA-binding domain-containing protein: protein MPLTHTSINKLSPSPISIDTKRPDKHSDGNGLQLWVRYTGVKSWISAYRWQGKQQTLTIGTYPVMSLQNARQRNIEIKRLIADGINPKDDKKKTQADNDGSRAFDTIAQRWHDDRKAHIAPTTYSRDYSQYQRDIKPVIGHMNIEDITAPDVLAIGKAIEARGASDMARRAMRQTGQIFKQAIREGLTNLNPATDLTEALKPHKVKHHSRVTSQQLPKLLQDINAYDGDLLVKLGLWFLCYTFVRTQELRFMEWSEIDYKAKVWRIPADKMKMDRPHLVPLAPQTMALLEQIKALGFSDQYVFFNPSTRKPYSTNAFITALWRMGYKGRMTGHGFRGLASTTLHEQEYMHEAIELQLAHEKENKISKAYNGAQHLPYRTKMMNEWANFIDNAYAGKLDNVIRADFKQQTQKHG, encoded by the coding sequence ATGCCCCTAACCCATACCAGTATCAACAAGCTATCACCTAGCCCCATCTCGATTGATACAAAGCGACCTGATAAACACAGTGACGGTAACGGGCTGCAATTATGGGTGCGTTATACGGGCGTTAAGTCATGGATCAGCGCCTATCGCTGGCAAGGTAAGCAGCAAACCCTCACTATTGGCACTTATCCAGTAATGAGCCTTCAAAACGCACGTCAGCGCAATATTGAGATCAAAAGATTAATAGCTGATGGTATCAACCCAAAAGACGATAAGAAAAAGACACAAGCAGACAATGACGGATCAAGGGCGTTCGATACCATAGCCCAGCGTTGGCACGATGACCGCAAAGCACATATTGCCCCTACTACCTATAGCCGTGACTATTCACAGTACCAGCGCGATATTAAACCCGTCATTGGTCACATGAATATAGAGGACATAACCGCGCCTGATGTTTTGGCTATCGGTAAAGCTATCGAAGCGAGGGGCGCTAGTGATATGGCAAGGCGTGCAATGCGTCAAACGGGGCAGATATTCAAACAAGCTATACGTGAGGGCTTAACCAACCTCAACCCAGCCACCGACCTAACCGAAGCACTAAAACCGCATAAGGTGAAGCACCACAGCCGTGTGACCAGCCAGCAACTACCTAAACTACTTCAAGACATTAATGCTTATGATGGTGATCTACTGGTGAAGCTAGGCTTATGGTTTTTATGCTATACGTTTGTGCGTACTCAAGAACTTAGGTTCATGGAGTGGTCAGAGATAGACTACAAAGCTAAGGTATGGCGCATACCAGCCGATAAAATGAAAATGGATAGACCACACCTAGTACCACTTGCACCGCAAACAATGGCACTACTGGAGCAGATCAAGGCGCTAGGTTTTTCAGATCAGTACGTTTTCTTTAACCCCTCAACCCGTAAGCCATACAGTACAAACGCTTTTATCACTGCCCTATGGCGAATGGGTTATAAAGGACGTATGACAGGGCACGGTTTCCGTGGACTTGCCAGCACTACCCTACACGAACAGGAATACATGCACGAAGCGATAGAGCTACAGCTGGCACATGAAAAAGAAAACAAGATCAGCAAGGCATACAATGGAGCGCAGCACCTACCATACAGAACCAAGATGATGAATGAGTGGGCAAACTTCATTGATAACGCTTACGCTGGCAAGCTGGACAACGTGATCCGTGCAGACTTCAAACAACAGACACAAAAGCATGGCTAA
- the gatB gene encoding Asp-tRNA(Asn)/Glu-tRNA(Gln) amidotransferase subunit GatB — MMSTTTTDNNAVREHAVRKELFVDGYEVVIGIEIHCQLNTESKIFSSAPTDFGHEPNSQASIVDLGLPGVLPVLNAGVVDRALKFGIGVNAELGLFNTFDRKNYFYPDLPKGYQITQMANPIVGEGYIDVVVNEGDKNEYPKRMGITRAHLEEDAGKSVHDAVDGMTGVDLNRAGTPLIEIVSEPDMRSAHEALAYIKAIHQLVTWLGISDAIMAEGSFRCDCNVSVRRPGDELGTRTELKNLNSFRFIERAINREIERQIDILEDGGKVVQATMLYDPERDETRTMRTKEDANDYRYFPDPDLLPVRIEQHTVDAIKAAMPELPVARRARFEEALGLSEYDARILTGSRQIADYFEAVVAEVGQSDAKMAGNWVMGDLLGALNKDDTDIVDSPISAKQLAGMLKRIKDDTLSGKLAKKVFSALYEREGGNDDDAADKIIKEKGLKQETDTGAIKAMVEEVIAKNEAMVEEYRGGKEKAFNGLVGQVMKASRGSANPQQVNQILRELLG; from the coding sequence ATAATGAGTACAACTACTACTGATAACAATGCCGTCCGCGAGCATGCCGTGCGTAAAGAGCTTTTCGTCGATGGTTATGAAGTGGTCATCGGCATTGAGATTCACTGCCAGCTAAATACGGAAAGTAAGATATTTTCAAGTGCGCCGACTGACTTCGGTCATGAGCCAAACAGCCAAGCCAGTATCGTCGACTTGGGTTTACCTGGCGTATTGCCAGTGCTAAATGCTGGCGTGGTCGATCGCGCGTTAAAGTTTGGCATCGGTGTCAATGCGGAACTGGGTCTATTCAACACCTTTGACCGTAAAAACTACTTTTACCCTGACTTGCCGAAAGGCTATCAAATCACTCAGATGGCCAACCCTATCGTGGGCGAAGGCTACATCGATGTCGTGGTCAATGAAGGGGATAAGAATGAATACCCTAAACGCATGGGTATCACCCGCGCGCATTTGGAAGAAGATGCGGGTAAATCAGTGCATGACGCTGTCGATGGTATGACTGGTGTCGATCTCAACCGTGCTGGTACGCCACTGATTGAAATCGTCTCTGAGCCTGATATGCGCTCGGCTCACGAAGCGCTTGCCTACATCAAAGCGATTCATCAGCTGGTCACTTGGTTAGGTATCTCAGACGCTATCATGGCAGAAGGGTCGTTCCGCTGCGATTGCAACGTCTCTGTGCGCAGACCAGGTGATGAGCTTGGTACGCGTACTGAGCTCAAAAACTTAAACTCGTTCCGCTTCATTGAACGTGCCATCAATCGTGAAATCGAGCGTCAAATTGACATCCTAGAGGATGGTGGTAAAGTCGTTCAAGCGACGATGCTGTATGATCCAGAGCGTGATGAAACTCGTACCATGCGTACCAAAGAAGACGCCAACGATTATCGCTACTTCCCTGATCCAGACTTGCTACCTGTACGCATTGAGCAACATACGGTTGACGCGATTAAAGCCGCTATGCCTGAGCTACCTGTAGCCCGTCGTGCTCGTTTTGAGGAAGCACTTGGTCTGTCAGAATATGATGCTCGCATCTTGACTGGTAGTCGTCAAATTGCTGATTACTTCGAAGCAGTCGTTGCTGAAGTGGGTCAATCAGATGCCAAAATGGCGGGCAACTGGGTCATGGGTGACTTGCTCGGCGCACTGAATAAAGATGACACAGACATCGTCGATTCCCCTATCAGCGCCAAGCAATTGGCTGGCATGCTAAAACGTATCAAAGATGACACGCTATCTGGCAAATTGGCCAAAAAAGTCTTTAGTGCTCTATATGAGCGCGAAGGCGGCAACGATGATGATGCAGCAGATAAAATCATCAAAGAAAAAGGTCTAAAGCAAGAAACCGATACTGGCGCTATCAAAGCAATGGTAGAAGAAGTCATCGCAAAAAATGAAGCGATGGTTGAAGAATATCGTGGCGGTAAAGAAAAAGCCTTTAACGGTCTGGTCGGTCAAGTCATGAAAGCCAGCCGCGGTAGTGCCAACCCGCAGCAAGTGAACCAAATCTTAAGAGAGCTTTTGGGTTAA
- the gatA gene encoding Asp-tRNA(Asn)/Glu-tRNA(Gln) amidotransferase subunit GatA yields MSELHLLSTQQLITGLQDKQFSSLELTEHYIKRIDALDNKINSFITHTSETARAQAKAADEMRAQGDQRPLLGVPMAHKDIFCTQGVLTTCGSKMLHNFVSPYDATIVSNIDKAGMISLGKLNMDEFAMGSDNSSSYYGTVQNPWNLERVPGGSSGGSAAAVAAGFVPVATGSDTGGSIRQPASFCGLTGIKPTYGRVSRFGMIAYASSLDQAGSMGRSAKDCAYLLQPMIGHDPRDATSIKYDMPDYVQDINDAEAAAGDKPFAGLRIGVAKEYFSAGLDAEIETTVRAALKKYEELGATIVEVNITDPEITLATYYMLAPAEASSNLSRFDGVRFGYRCENPTDLLDLYTRSRSEGFGPEVQRRILTGTYALSAGYFDAYYTKAQKIRRLIVKDFDEAFASCDVIASPTAPTAAYKLTDNLDPATMYLGDVYTIAVNLAGLPALSQPVGLTSEGLPVGLQLIGQHWQESQLLTTAHLFQQHTDHHLQHSTIAKETV; encoded by the coding sequence ATGTCAGAACTTCATTTATTAAGTACCCAGCAGCTTATTACGGGCTTGCAAGACAAACAATTTAGCAGCCTTGAGCTGACAGAACACTACATCAAGCGTATAGATGCGCTAGACAATAAGATTAACAGCTTTATCACTCATACTTCTGAGACAGCACGCGCGCAAGCAAAGGCAGCAGACGAAATGCGCGCACAGGGCGATCAGCGTCCATTACTTGGTGTACCGATGGCGCACAAAGACATCTTTTGTACTCAAGGTGTACTGACGACTTGTGGCTCTAAGATGCTGCATAACTTTGTCTCGCCTTATGACGCTACCATCGTCTCTAATATCGACAAAGCGGGCATGATTAGTTTAGGCAAGCTCAATATGGATGAGTTTGCGATGGGCTCGGACAACAGTAGCTCTTACTACGGCACTGTGCAGAACCCTTGGAACCTAGAGCGCGTCCCTGGTGGTTCATCAGGCGGTAGTGCTGCCGCCGTTGCCGCTGGCTTTGTCCCAGTCGCAACAGGCAGTGACACTGGCGGCTCTATCCGTCAGCCTGCCTCATTTTGTGGTTTAACCGGTATCAAGCCAACCTATGGTCGCGTCTCTCGCTTTGGTATGATTGCCTATGCCTCAAGCCTTGACCAAGCTGGTAGCATGGGTCGCAGCGCTAAAGATTGTGCCTATCTGCTACAGCCAATGATTGGTCACGATCCACGCGATGCGACTTCTATCAAATACGATATGCCTGACTACGTACAAGACATCAATGATGCTGAAGCCGCGGCTGGTGATAAACCATTTGCTGGCTTGCGTATCGGTGTTGCGAAAGAATACTTTAGTGCTGGATTAGACGCTGAGATAGAAACGACCGTACGTGCTGCTCTGAAAAAATATGAAGAGCTAGGTGCGACGATTGTGGAGGTGAATATCACTGACCCTGAGATTACTCTTGCCACTTACTACATGCTCGCCCCTGCCGAAGCCTCATCCAACCTGTCACGCTTCGATGGCGTACGCTTTGGCTATCGCTGTGAGAATCCAACCGATCTGCTCGATCTATACACGCGTTCACGCTCTGAAGGCTTTGGTCCTGAAGTACAGCGCCGTATTTTGACAGGTACTTATGCGCTATCGGCTGGCTACTTTGATGCTTACTATACCAAAGCACAAAAAATCCGCCGCTTAATCGTCAAAGACTTCGATGAAGCGTTTGCTAGCTGTGATGTGATTGCTAGCCCAACAGCACCAACCGCTGCTTATAAGCTTACTGACAACCTTGATCCTGCGACCATGTACTTGGGTGACGTTTATACCATCGCGGTCAACTTAGCGGGTCTACCTGCGCTTAGTCAGCCAGTTGGTCTAACCTCAGAAGGTTTGCCTGTTGGCTTACAATTAATCGGTCAACATTGGCAAGAGAGTCAACTGCTCACGACTGCTCATCTATTCCAGCAGCATACCGACCATCATCTACAACACTCTACCATCGCAAAGGAGACGGTATAA
- the gatC gene encoding Asp-tRNA(Asn)/Glu-tRNA(Gln) amidotransferase subunit GatC, producing the protein MSQQPATSDSNVSREEILEVANLARLGVDESTADSYADDISKVLKLMNTLSNVDTTGIKPLANIHEACQELRADVAKHDINRARNQSVAPAVEDGLYLVPQVIE; encoded by the coding sequence ATGTCACAGCAACCAGCAACGTCTGACAGCAACGTCAGCCGTGAAGAAATCCTAGAAGTTGCCAACCTTGCACGTTTGGGTGTCGATGAAAGCACAGCCGATAGCTATGCCGACGATATTAGTAAAGTATTAAAACTTATGAATACGCTATCTAACGTGGATACCACAGGCATCAAACCCTTAGCAAACATTCATGAAGCTTGCCAAGAATTGCGGGCTGATGTGGCCAAACACGATATCAACCGCGCGCGCAATCAGTCAGTCGCCCCAGCTGTTGAAGATGGCTTATATTTGGTTCCACAAGTGATTGAATAA